A window from Mus caroli chromosome 2, CAROLI_EIJ_v1.1, whole genome shotgun sequence encodes these proteins:
- the C2H20orf144 gene encoding uncharacterized protein C20orf144 homolog, translated as MGNSSSHKRTKAPNQANKDRPPDMDKARHKQFFSHLKRKKPSWREAPDPARVGENPRIKAGKTKIVLLFPLDKRQQLAEAAAGPFVRPVRQTEDPLGAPTCFPAVAPMLRGAGDGVDRREGARGREMKRILVLLLQLDARLQEEGRRVGGRAGGGAKAPQCWQPLYAHLLTQRDACGEGDPREEQPRKRRRCPRSRP; from the exons ATGGGAAACAGCAGTTCCCATAAGAGGACCAAAGCACCCAATCAGGCCAACAAGGACAGGCCACCTGACATGGACAAAGCCCGTCACAAGCAGTTCTTCAGCCATCTCAAGAGGAAGAAGCCAAGT tgGCGAGAGGCTCCTGACCCTGCCCGGGTGGGTGAGAACCCCCGCATCAAGGCTGGGAAA ACCAAGATCGTGCTGCTTTTCCCGCTGGACAAGCGGCAGCAGCTGGCTGAAGCAGCGGCGGGCCCATTTGTGAGGCCCGTGCGGCAAACTGAGGACCCGCTCGGCGCCCCAACGTGCTTCCCAGCGGTGGCTCCTATGCTACGTGGGGCAGGCGACGGCGTGGACAGGCGCGAAGGCGCGCGCGGGCGGGAGATGAAAAGGatcctggtgctgctgctgcagctggacGCACGGCTGCAGGAGGAGGGGCGTCGAGTGGGAGgcagggcggggggcggggccAAGGCCCCGCAGTGCTGGCAGCCGCTGTACGCGCACCTGCTGACCCAACGCGACGCCTGTGGCGAAGGCGACCCCCGCGAGGAGCAGCCGCGCAAGCGGCGCCGCTGCCCTCGCTCGCGGCCCTGA
- the Actl10 gene encoding actin-like protein 10: MKPRVVLKSSSLMPSWDRPVLPGAPGCELAGGVARAHPIKHGVVVDWDALEGLWERLMVGGLQVHPEQWPVLVSDSPSAPPKGREKVAELLFEALTVPACHMANTALLALCSIGAFSGLAVEAGAGVCHATPIYAGHSWHKATFRLNVAGSTLSRYFRDLLVAACPDLQLQGLSRKTVTQLKKRCCYVSLDFQGDICDPARHQRACFCLGNGCYVRLGSERFRCPEPIFQPSLLGHPEPGLPTLAFQALQKIPTTLRTRLANTVVLAGGSTLFPGFVERMNLELEAQCRRHGYPALQPCLVAHPGRDTAVWTGGSMMASLNSFQCRWMTRAMYQEHGPLLVRDVFD, encoded by the coding sequence ATGAAGCCGCGCGTTGTGCTGAAGAGCTCCAGTTTGATGCCCAGTTGGGACCGGCCTGTGCTGCCAGGAGCACCGGGTTGTGAGCTGGCGGGCGGCGTGGCCCGTGCGCACCCTATCAAGCATGGAGTAGTGGTGGACTGGGACGCACTGGAGGGACTGTGGGAGCGCCTAATGGTGGGAGGCCTGCAGGTCCACCCCGAGCAGTGGCCTGTGCTGGTGAGCGACTCGCCATCAGCACCACCCAAGGGCCGAGAGAAGGTGGCTGAGCTGCTGTTCGAGGCCCTAACAGTGCCTGCGTGCCACATGGCCAACACGGCGCTGCTGGCACTCTGCTCCATAGGAGCTTTCAGTGGGCTGGCTGTGGAGGCAGGCGCGGGCGTGTGCCACGCCACACCCATCTACGCAGGTCACTCATGGCACAAGGCCACCTTCCGTCTGAATGTGGCAGGCAGCACCCTGTCGCGCTACTTTCGAGATCTGCTGGTGGCAGCATGCCCAGATCTTCAGCTGCAGGGCCTGTCCCGCAAGACCGTTACACAGCTCAAGAAGCGCTGCTGCTATGTGTCCCTAGATTTCCAGGGTGATATCTGTGACCCTGCCCGCCACCAGAGGGCCTGTTTTTGCCTAGGCAATGGCTGCTACGTGCGCCTCGGCAGCGAGCGCTTCCGCTGCCCTGAACCCATCTTCCAGCCAAGTCTCCTAGGCCATCCTGAGCCAGGACTGCCCACGCTGGCCTTCCAAGCACTGCAAAAGATACCCACAACACTGCGGACACGGCTGGCCAATACGGTGGTGCTAGCTGGAGGTTCCACCCTTTTCCCTGGCTTTGTGGAGCGCATGAACCTGGAGCTGGAGGCACAGTGCCGGAGGCATGGGTACCCGGCCCTGCAGCCCTGTCTGGTGGCTCATCCCGGGCGGGACACAGCTGTGTGGACTGGAGGATCCATGATGGCCTCCTTGAACTCCTTTCAGTGCCGCTGGATGACTCGGGCCATGTACCAGGAACACGGCCCTTTGCTGGTGCGAGACGTATTCGATTGA
- the E2f1 gene encoding transcription factor E2F1, whose protein sequence is MALAPAGGQHAPALEALLGAGALRLLDSSQIVIISTAPDVGAPQLPAGPAAPPTGPRDPDVLLFATPQAPRPAPSAPRPALGRPPVKRRLDLETDHQYLAGSSGPFRGRGRHPGKGVKSPGEKSRYETSLNLTTKRFLELLSRSADGVVDLNWAAEVLKVQKRRIYDITNVLEGIQLISKKSKNHIQWLGSHTMVGIGKRLEGLTQDLQQLQESEQQLDHLMHICTTQLQLLSEDSDTQRLAYVTCQDLRSIADPAEQMVIVIKAPPETQLQAVDSSETFQISLKSKQGPIDVFLCPEESADGISPGKTSCQETSSGEDRTADSGPAGPPPSPPSTSPALDPSQSLLGLEQEAVLPRMGHLRVPMEEDQLSPLVAADSLLEHVKEDFSGLLPGEFISLSPPHEALDYHFGLEEGEGIRDLFDCDFGDLTPLDF, encoded by the exons ATGGCCTTAGCCCCCGCGGGCGGCCAGCACGCGCCAGCGCTGGAGGCCCTGCTCGGGGCGGGCGCGCTGCGGCTGCTCGACTCCTCGCAGATCGTCATCATCTCTACCGCGCCCGATGTCGGCGCCCCGCAGCTCCCTGCCGGCCCCGCCGCGCCGCCCACTGGCCCTCGCGATCCTGACGTGCTGCTCTTCGCCACGCCGCAGGCGCCCCGACCCGCGCCTAGTGCACCGCGCCCGGCTCTCGGCCGCCCGCCG GTGAAACGGAGGCTGGATCTGGAAACTGACCATCAGTACCTGGCTGGTAGCAGTGGGCCATTCCGGGGAAGAGGCCGCCACCCAGGGAAAG GTGTGAAATCTCCGGGGGAGAAGTCACGCTATGAAACCTCACTAAATCTGACCACCAAACGCTTCTTGGAGCTGCTGAGCCGCTCAGCTGACGGTGTTGTTGACCTGAACTGGGCAGCTGAGGTGTTGAAGGTGCAGAAACGGCGCATCTATGACATCACCAATGTCCTGGAGGGCATCCAGCTCATATCCAAGAAGTCCAAGAATCATATCCAGTGGCT AGGCAGCCACACCATGGTGGGGATCGGTAAGCGGCTTGAAGGCCTGACCCAGGACCTGCAGCAACTGCAGGAGAGTGAGCAGCAGCTGGACCACCTGATGCACATCTGTACCACACAGCTGCAGCTGCTTTCCGAGGACTCCGACACCCAGCG CCTGGCCTATGTGACCTGCCAGGACCTTCGCAGCATCGCAGACCCTGCAGAACAGATGGTCATAGTGATCAAGGCCCCTCCGGAGACCCAGCTCCAAGCTGTGGATTCTTCAGAG ACATTTCAGATCTCCCTTAAGAGCAAACAAGGCCCCATTGATGTTTTCCTGTGCCCTGAGGAGAGTGCGGACGGGATTAGCCCTGGGAAGACCTCATGCCAGGAGACATCCTCTGGGGAGGACAGGACTGCAGACTCTGGCCCAGCAGGGCCTCCACCATCACCTCCCTCCACATCCCCAGCCTTGGATCCCAGTCAATCCCTGTTGGGCCTGGAGCAAG AAGCAGTATTGCCACGGATGGGCCACCTGAGGGTCCCCATGGAAGAGGACCAACTGTCACCACTGGTGGCTGCTGACTCACTCCTGGAGCATGTTAAAGAAGACTTCTCTGGGCTCCTCCCTGGGGAGTTCAtcagcctctccccaccccacgaGGCCCTTGACTATCACTTTGGTCTCGAGGAGGGTGAGGGCATTAGAGATCTCTTTGACTGTGACTTTGGGGACCTGACCCCTCTGGATTTCTGA